A portion of the Pseudarthrobacter defluvii genome contains these proteins:
- a CDS encoding homoserine dehydrogenase, translating into MTEMRTLKVALLGCGNVGAQVARILIEDADALAARTGARLQLSGIAVRNVNAPRDVDLPQELFTTDADTLVKDADLVIELMGGIEPARTLILSALRNGACVVTGNKALLAQDGPTLYEEADKAGVQLSYEAAVAGAIPILRPIRDSLSGDRITRVLGIVNGTTNFILDQMDTTGAQFADALAEAQRLGYAEADPTADVEGHDAAAKAAILASLSFHTRFSLDDVHCEGITSVSASDIAAAKDAGFVIKLLAIAEKLVDADGKEGVSVRVHPTLLPREHPLAAVRGAFNAVFIEAENAGELMFYGQGAGGTPTASAVLGDLVSAARRLVLGGPGRTETTTGHVPALPIDAATTSYYIGLDVADQPGVLAKIAQLFAEHGVSIEIMRQTIHRDAGSKVESAELRIVTHRASEAALAATVEAVKGLDVINSVTSVLRVEGV; encoded by the coding sequence ATGACGGAAATGCGAACGCTGAAAGTAGCCCTGCTGGGCTGTGGCAACGTGGGGGCCCAGGTTGCGCGGATCCTGATTGAGGACGCCGATGCCCTTGCCGCCCGCACCGGGGCCCGGTTGCAGCTCAGCGGGATTGCCGTGCGCAACGTCAACGCCCCCCGCGACGTGGACCTGCCCCAGGAGCTCTTCACCACTGACGCCGACACCCTGGTCAAGGACGCAGACCTGGTCATCGAGCTGATGGGCGGCATCGAACCTGCCCGCACGCTGATCCTGTCCGCTCTGCGCAACGGCGCCTGCGTGGTCACCGGCAACAAGGCGCTCCTGGCCCAGGACGGCCCCACGCTCTACGAAGAGGCCGACAAAGCAGGCGTCCAGCTTTCCTACGAGGCCGCCGTCGCCGGAGCCATCCCCATCCTCCGGCCCATCCGCGACAGCCTCTCCGGCGACCGGATCACCCGGGTCCTGGGCATCGTCAACGGCACCACCAACTTCATCCTTGACCAGATGGACACCACCGGCGCGCAATTCGCCGACGCCCTCGCCGAAGCCCAGCGGCTTGGCTACGCGGAGGCTGACCCCACCGCCGACGTCGAAGGCCACGACGCCGCCGCGAAGGCCGCGATCCTCGCCTCGCTGTCCTTCCACACCCGCTTCTCCCTGGACGATGTCCACTGCGAAGGCATCACTTCCGTCAGCGCCTCCGACATTGCCGCGGCCAAGGACGCCGGCTTCGTCATCAAGCTGCTGGCCATCGCGGAAAAACTCGTTGATGCAGACGGCAAGGAAGGTGTGTCGGTCCGCGTGCACCCCACGCTCCTGCCGCGCGAACACCCGCTGGCCGCCGTCCGCGGTGCCTTCAACGCGGTATTCATCGAGGCCGAGAACGCCGGTGAGCTGATGTTCTACGGACAGGGTGCCGGCGGAACCCCCACCGCCTCCGCTGTCCTGGGCGACCTCGTGTCAGCAGCGCGGCGCCTGGTCCTGGGCGGTCCCGGACGCACCGAAACCACTACCGGACACGTCCCCGCACTGCCTATCGACGCTGCTACCACCAGTTACTACATCGGCCTGGACGTTGCCGACCAGCCCGGCGTGCTGGCTAAGATCGCCCAGCTCTTCGCAGAGCATGGCGTCTCCATTGAGATCATGCGGCAGACAATCCACCGCGACGCCGGCTCCAAGGTGGAGTCGGCCGAACTGCGGATCGTCACCCACCGTGCGTCAGAGGCTGCCCTTGCAGCCACCGTTGAGGCAGTGAAGGGCCTGGACGTCATCAATTCAGTTACATCCGTTTTGCGGGTAGAAGGAGTCTAA
- the lysA gene encoding diaminopimelate decarboxylase, with amino-acid sequence MPVSPSTAASPLAPEWLQVPADLNELHQPMWAGSVARDHSGALTVGGMDVQALKEQFGTPLFVMDEADFRSRARAFKDSFDAAFADICGGVDVYYAGKSFLCTAVVKWVEEEGLRLDTASGGELAVAERAGIPGERVALHGNNKSDAELNRALDMKLGRIVVDSLAELDRVGALAQARGEQAKVMLRLTPGVHAHTHEFIATAHEDQKFGLSMAADTTDEAGVSAAEEAVAAAAAHPGIELLGLHCHIGSQIFEPDGFAMAAEKLLRFLAAMQEKYSITMPELDLGGGYGIAYTPVDTPRPAAEIANAMAAVVRSTCAELGIDAPRISIEPGRAIVGSTTFTLYEVGTLKTVRVDAPEASGDGDAGNNVTYPRRYVSVDGGMSDNARPVLYDADYSAVLASRASGAAPQLSRVVGKHCESGDIVVRDVYLPEDVAAGDLLAVPGTGAYCWALSSNYNYLARPGVVAVRDGSARLIVRGETEEDLLSRDMGA; translated from the coding sequence ATGCCAGTATCCCCAAGCACTGCCGCCTCCCCGCTTGCCCCGGAATGGCTGCAGGTCCCGGCAGACCTGAATGAACTGCACCAGCCCATGTGGGCCGGCAGCGTGGCCCGCGATCACTCCGGTGCCCTGACCGTCGGCGGCATGGACGTGCAGGCACTCAAGGAGCAGTTCGGCACGCCCCTGTTCGTCATGGACGAGGCCGACTTCCGTTCCCGTGCCCGCGCCTTCAAGGACTCTTTCGACGCCGCCTTCGCCGATATCTGCGGCGGCGTGGACGTCTACTACGCCGGGAAATCCTTCCTGTGCACCGCAGTGGTGAAGTGGGTGGAAGAGGAAGGCCTGCGCCTGGACACCGCGTCCGGCGGCGAGCTGGCCGTGGCCGAACGCGCCGGCATTCCGGGGGAGCGGGTGGCCCTGCACGGCAACAACAAGTCCGACGCCGAACTGAACCGCGCGCTGGACATGAAGCTGGGCCGGATCGTGGTGGACAGCCTGGCTGAACTGGACCGCGTCGGCGCCCTGGCGCAGGCCCGCGGTGAGCAGGCGAAGGTCATGCTGCGGCTCACCCCCGGCGTCCACGCCCACACGCACGAATTCATCGCCACCGCCCACGAGGACCAGAAGTTCGGCCTCTCCATGGCCGCCGACACCACGGACGAAGCCGGTGTCTCCGCCGCCGAGGAAGCGGTGGCAGCGGCAGCGGCGCACCCCGGCATCGAGTTGCTGGGCCTGCACTGCCACATCGGCTCACAGATATTCGAGCCGGACGGCTTCGCCATGGCCGCCGAGAAGCTGCTGCGCTTCCTGGCCGCCATGCAGGAAAAGTACTCCATCACCATGCCGGAACTGGACCTCGGCGGCGGCTACGGCATCGCCTACACCCCGGTGGACACGCCCCGCCCCGCAGCCGAGATCGCCAACGCGATGGCCGCCGTCGTGCGTTCCACCTGCGCGGAGCTTGGCATCGACGCGCCGCGCATCTCCATAGAGCCCGGACGCGCCATCGTGGGCAGCACCACGTTCACGCTGTACGAAGTCGGCACGCTGAAGACCGTCCGCGTGGACGCTCCCGAGGCTTCCGGCGACGGTGACGCGGGCAACAACGTTACGTATCCCCGCCGCTATGTTTCGGTGGACGGCGGCATGAGCGACAACGCCCGTCCGGTGCTGTACGACGCGGATTATTCGGCTGTCCTGGCTTCCCGCGCGTCCGGCGCGGCCCCGCAGCTGTCCCGCGTGGTGGGCAAACATTGCGAGAGCGGCGACATAGTTGTTAGAGATGTATATCTGCCCGAGGACGTGGCAGCCGGTGATCTGCTTGCTGTCCCGGGAACCGGCGCCTACTGCTGGGCCCTTTCGAGCAACTACAACTATCTGGCCCGGCCGGGCGTTGTCGCGGTGCGCGACGGATCTGCCCGGCTGATTGTCCGCGGGGAAACCGAAGAAGATTTGCTGAGCCGCGACATGGGAGCCTGA
- the argS gene encoding arginine--tRNA ligase, whose amino-acid sequence MTPEELSLAISACLKDAVAAGDIALAVSAIPADVRVERPKNREHGDWATNIALQLAKQAGTNPREFASILSSRLKAIDGVSAVDIAGPGFLNITVDAAAAGALAKAIVEAGTDYGTNTALAGHTVNMEFVSANPTGPLHIGHTRWAALGDSIARVLRASGADVTAEYYINDAGSQMNTFANSVYSRLHGLPVPDGGYPGQYIADLGHEVLSAHPDIRELTEVAALPVIRAAAYEAQMKDIKATLADFGVAFDVFFSEQELHDAGAIESAVARLREQGHVFDDGGAVWLRTTDFGDDKDRVMIRANGEPTYFAADAAYYLSKKDRGFTEKIYLLGADHHGYINRLKAIAAAAGDDPEVNIEVLIGQLVSVNGAKLSKRAGNIIELKDLINWLGKDAVRYSLARFPADSPLTLDPELLKKHSNENPVFYVQYAHARSRGAARNAVAAGVERQVDGQDSFDAALLDHATENELLSHLGSYPSIVAKAAELREPHRVARHLEAIAGAYHRWYDACRIAPMGEEPVTDLNRTRLWLNDATSQVLANGLDLLGVSAPERM is encoded by the coding sequence GTGACTCCCGAAGAACTTTCCCTCGCCATATCCGCCTGCCTCAAGGACGCCGTCGCCGCCGGCGATATTGCCCTTGCTGTGTCAGCTATTCCGGCCGACGTGCGCGTGGAGCGACCCAAGAACCGGGAGCACGGGGACTGGGCCACCAACATTGCCCTGCAGCTCGCCAAGCAGGCAGGCACCAACCCGCGCGAGTTCGCCTCCATCCTCAGCAGCCGCCTCAAGGCCATCGACGGTGTTTCTGCCGTTGACATCGCCGGCCCGGGCTTCCTGAACATCACCGTGGACGCCGCAGCCGCCGGTGCCCTCGCCAAAGCCATTGTTGAGGCGGGCACGGATTACGGCACCAACACCGCGCTCGCCGGGCACACGGTCAACATGGAGTTCGTCTCCGCCAACCCCACCGGTCCGCTGCACATCGGGCACACCCGCTGGGCCGCACTGGGCGACTCGATTGCCCGCGTGCTGCGTGCTTCCGGCGCCGACGTCACGGCCGAGTACTACATCAACGACGCCGGCTCGCAGATGAACACCTTCGCCAACTCCGTGTACTCCCGGCTGCACGGCCTTCCCGTGCCCGACGGCGGCTACCCCGGGCAGTACATCGCCGACCTGGGGCATGAGGTACTTTCGGCGCATCCGGACATCCGGGAACTCACCGAGGTTGCCGCCCTGCCGGTGATCCGCGCCGCCGCCTACGAAGCCCAGATGAAGGACATCAAGGCCACCCTGGCAGACTTCGGCGTTGCGTTCGACGTCTTCTTTTCCGAGCAGGAGCTGCACGACGCCGGCGCCATCGAAAGTGCCGTGGCGCGCCTGCGAGAACAGGGCCACGTGTTCGACGACGGCGGGGCGGTCTGGCTGCGGACCACGGACTTTGGCGATGACAAGGACCGCGTGATGATCCGCGCCAACGGCGAGCCCACCTACTTCGCCGCCGACGCCGCCTACTACCTGTCCAAGAAGGACCGCGGGTTTACGGAAAAGATCTACCTCCTGGGTGCCGACCACCACGGCTACATCAACCGGCTGAAGGCCATCGCTGCCGCCGCCGGCGACGATCCCGAAGTCAACATCGAGGTGCTCATCGGCCAGCTGGTGTCCGTCAACGGCGCCAAGCTGTCCAAGCGGGCCGGCAACATCATCGAGCTCAAGGACCTGATCAACTGGCTTGGCAAGGACGCGGTGCGCTACTCGCTGGCCCGGTTCCCCGCTGATTCGCCGTTGACGCTCGATCCGGAACTGCTGAAAAAGCACAGCAACGAGAACCCGGTGTTCTACGTCCAGTACGCCCACGCCCGCTCGCGCGGCGCAGCCCGCAACGCCGTGGCTGCCGGCGTCGAACGGCAGGTGGACGGCCAGGACAGCTTCGACGCTGCACTCCTGGACCACGCAACCGAGAACGAACTGCTGTCCCACCTGGGCAGCTACCCGTCGATTGTGGCCAAGGCCGCGGAACTGCGCGAACCCCACCGGGTGGCACGGCACCTCGAGGCCATTGCCGGTGCATACCACCGCTGGTATGACGCGTGCCGGATCGCCCCCATGGGTGAAGAACCCGTCACCGACCTCAACCGCACCCGGCTGTGGCTCAACGACGCCACCAGCCAGGTACTGGCCAACGGCCTTGACTTGCTTGGCGTGTCCGCGCCGGAACGGATGTAA
- a CDS encoding FMN-binding protein codes for MRPSSPKSLSLSKDAFRNGLFAGIAGLSLAGTVAGCAPSSADNTPGTAGAPPAPSAGSSSLAASGTGYKDGTYSADGNYVSPNGTETVGVQLTLAAGKVSDVQITQHPSNPNTRKFQGQFAGGIAAQVVGRNIDELNVSKVAGSSLTSGGFNQAVAKIKSEAR; via the coding sequence ATGAGACCCTCCAGCCCTAAGAGCCTTTCCCTGTCAAAGGATGCCTTCCGCAACGGTCTCTTTGCCGGTATTGCCGGCCTGTCGCTGGCGGGGACCGTGGCCGGCTGCGCACCGTCATCCGCCGACAACACACCCGGCACCGCAGGTGCCCCACCGGCCCCCTCTGCGGGATCTTCCTCGCTGGCCGCCAGCGGCACCGGTTACAAGGACGGCACCTACAGCGCCGACGGGAACTACGTCTCGCCCAACGGCACCGAAACCGTGGGTGTCCAGCTGACCCTTGCCGCGGGAAAGGTTTCGGATGTGCAGATCACCCAACACCCGTCCAATCCGAACACCCGCAAGTTCCAGGGCCAGTTTGCCGGTGGTATCGCAGCCCAGGTGGTGGGCAGGAACATCGATGAACTGAACGTTTCGAAGGTTGCCGGTTCCTCGCTGACCAGCGGTGGCTTCAACCAGGCGGTGGCGAAGATCAAGTCCGAGGCACGGTAG
- a CDS encoding FAD:protein FMN transferase produces the protein MPVSDWEEFSFQGIGTDWAVSTPLPLPAPLRTHLLDRVEKFDGDWSRFRSDSLVAELAREPGRYEFPDEAAPLGELYRLLYRITGGAMTPLIGGSLERLGYDAAYSLQPAGPPLPAPEWESALAWSGTVVAAGAPVVLDIGAAGKGLLVDLVAAELEAAGVGGFVIDASGDLLVRGAGPVSVALEHPYNPEQAIGIIHLDGRALCASAANRRAWGDGLHHVLDGTTGQPVRTAVATWTLADTAMVADALATALFFVPGATLQETFDFSWLTVFSNGSAAYSAEFEGTLFT, from the coding sequence GTGCCCGTGTCGGACTGGGAGGAGTTTTCATTCCAGGGGATCGGCACTGACTGGGCAGTCAGCACTCCCCTGCCGTTGCCGGCGCCCCTGCGCACGCACCTGCTGGACCGGGTTGAGAAGTTCGACGGCGACTGGTCACGTTTCCGCTCCGACTCGCTGGTCGCAGAACTTGCAAGGGAGCCGGGGCGCTACGAATTTCCGGACGAGGCCGCCCCGCTTGGCGAGCTGTATCGGCTGCTCTACCGGATCACCGGCGGGGCCATGACGCCCTTGATTGGCGGCAGCCTTGAGCGCCTGGGCTACGACGCAGCGTATTCGCTCCAACCGGCCGGGCCGCCGCTCCCGGCGCCGGAGTGGGAGTCGGCCCTTGCCTGGTCCGGGACAGTAGTGGCGGCCGGCGCCCCCGTGGTGCTGGACATCGGCGCCGCCGGCAAGGGCCTGCTGGTGGATCTGGTCGCGGCGGAACTGGAGGCCGCCGGCGTGGGCGGATTCGTCATCGATGCCAGCGGGGACCTCCTGGTCCGCGGGGCAGGACCCGTCAGCGTGGCGCTTGAACATCCCTACAACCCGGAGCAGGCAATCGGCATTATCCACCTGGACGGCCGGGCCCTGTGTGCCTCCGCTGCCAACCGCCGTGCCTGGGGCGACGGACTTCACCATGTGCTGGACGGAACCACCGGGCAGCCGGTGCGGACCGCCGTCGCCACCTGGACGCTGGCAGACACCGCCATGGTGGCCGATGCGCTGGCCACGGCGCTTTTCTTCGTTCCCGGCGCCACGCTTCAGGAAACGTTCGATTTCTCGTGGTTGACCGTCTTTTCGAATGGCAGCGCCGCCTATTCCGCCGAGTTCGAAGGGACGCTGTTCACATGA
- a CDS encoding ferredoxin--NADP reductase, protein MSPVETPRTRLVRPLAGRMETVVGRFTMYRLVLLALAALAAYSLLLNVLGWLTFGIPEMLAHLALCLALTYASNRALAALFRVKPHTESSLITGLLLYFLFWPPLQPMDLAGVALACLLASASKYALAWRGRHIFNPAAAGAFITGLTGLNIATWWAATPAMLWLLVPAVLLVVYRMRKALMASVFTVVATAITTLVLVRAGMPAAAGIWQALAQRPVLFFVGFMLTEPLTLPPRRWQQLALATVVGVLFAVPWNLGIFANSPEAALLAGNLLAFLAGQRGAVKLRFAGARPLTPATTEFSFEPARPVRFLPGQYMELDLPQAKPDGKGRRRVFSLAGGPGERLVKFGVRTDGPLSAAKAALLALRPGDELSATAVGGEFVLPRDPRRPVLLIAAGIGITPFVSYLASGALRERDAVLLVLARSADELAYAEELRRSGVQVLVRLADGSVPPSGLASAAGRPPGVRSFGADGRLDGPDGRLDGPDGRLDGPALAALVPDISRRDVYVSGSPASVAALRRAAKRSGARRVRTDSFSGY, encoded by the coding sequence ATGAGCCCCGTGGAGACGCCAAGAACCCGCCTGGTCCGCCCGCTGGCGGGGCGCATGGAAACCGTCGTTGGCAGGTTCACCATGTACCGGCTTGTCCTGCTGGCCCTGGCGGCCCTTGCCGCTTACAGCCTGCTGCTCAATGTGTTGGGCTGGCTGACGTTCGGCATCCCGGAAATGCTGGCGCACCTGGCGTTATGCCTGGCCCTGACCTATGCCTCAAACCGTGCCCTTGCGGCGCTCTTCCGGGTCAAGCCCCACACCGAGTCCTCGCTCATCACCGGGCTGCTGCTTTATTTCCTTTTCTGGCCGCCCCTGCAACCCATGGACCTGGCAGGGGTGGCGCTGGCATGCCTCCTTGCGTCCGCGTCCAAGTACGCGTTGGCTTGGCGTGGACGGCATATCTTCAACCCGGCTGCGGCGGGCGCCTTTATTACCGGGCTTACCGGTTTGAACATCGCCACATGGTGGGCAGCGACACCGGCCATGCTGTGGCTGCTGGTCCCCGCCGTGCTGCTGGTGGTCTACCGGATGCGGAAGGCCCTGATGGCGTCGGTGTTCACCGTGGTGGCAACGGCCATCACTACCCTGGTACTGGTTCGGGCGGGAATGCCGGCCGCGGCCGGCATCTGGCAGGCCCTGGCCCAGCGGCCGGTGCTCTTTTTTGTGGGATTCATGCTCACCGAGCCCCTGACATTGCCGCCGCGGCGCTGGCAGCAACTGGCCCTCGCAACGGTGGTGGGCGTGCTCTTTGCGGTCCCCTGGAACCTGGGAATCTTTGCCAACTCACCGGAGGCGGCGCTGCTGGCGGGCAACCTGCTGGCCTTCCTGGCGGGCCAGCGCGGAGCCGTGAAGCTCCGGTTCGCCGGCGCCCGCCCGCTGACGCCCGCCACCACCGAGTTCTCCTTTGAACCTGCCCGCCCGGTGCGCTTCCTTCCCGGGCAGTACATGGAGCTGGACCTTCCGCAGGCCAAGCCGGACGGAAAAGGACGACGCCGGGTGTTCAGCCTTGCGGGCGGCCCCGGCGAGCGCCTGGTGAAGTTCGGCGTGCGGACGGATGGTCCATTGTCCGCCGCTAAGGCGGCCCTCCTGGCGCTGCGGCCGGGTGACGAGCTGTCGGCCACAGCCGTGGGCGGGGAGTTCGTCCTGCCGCGAGACCCGCGCCGGCCGGTGCTTCTGATTGCGGCGGGAATCGGCATCACACCGTTCGTTTCGTATCTGGCCTCGGGCGCCCTCCGGGAACGGGACGCGGTTCTCCTGGTCCTGGCCAGGAGCGCCGATGAGTTGGCCTACGCGGAGGAATTGCGGAGGTCCGGTGTGCAGGTGCTGGTGCGGCTTGCAGACGGGTCCGTGCCGCCGTCGGGCTTGGCCTCTGCCGCCGGGCGTCCCCCTGGCGTCCGAAGCTTCGGTGCGGACGGCCGGCTGGACGGACCGGACGGCCGGCTGGACGGACCGGACGGCCGGCTGGACGGACCGGCCCTGGCAGCTCTCGTTCCAGACATCTCCCGGCGGGACGTTTACGTCTCCGGCTCTCCGGCAAGCGTTGCGGCACTCCGCCGTGCAGCGAAGCGTTCCGGGGCGCGCCGGGTGCGGACGGACTCCTTTTCGGGCTACTGA
- a CDS encoding cation diffusion facilitator family transporter, giving the protein MAETEKRKKSGSTLLTVIVAFAANTLVAAAKSVAAVLSGSASMAAEAAHSWADTGNQVFLFLAERRSARPRDKSHPMGYGREAYVWSMFAAFGLFTAGAVVSIMHGVQQIIEPEPASDFVVAYVVLGVAFVLEGISFAQAFRQTRKAAHELERHTLEQVLISSDPTLRAVFAEDAAALIGLVVAFVGVFLHQVTGSPLPDAIGSIAVGVLLAVVAVILIDRNRRFLVGQGVTPDIERSMARRVLEHQDIARLTYLHLEFVGPRKLYLVAAVDLQGDHPEHEVAVVLRRIERELEDHETVEEAVLTLATMDEAALRF; this is encoded by the coding sequence ATGGCTGAAACCGAAAAGCGAAAAAAATCCGGCTCAACGCTGCTGACGGTCATCGTCGCCTTTGCGGCGAACACGCTGGTGGCCGCGGCGAAGTCGGTGGCGGCTGTCCTCTCCGGTTCAGCCTCGATGGCCGCGGAGGCGGCACACTCCTGGGCAGACACCGGTAACCAGGTCTTCCTGTTCCTTGCTGAGCGCCGGTCTGCCCGCCCTCGGGACAAGAGCCATCCCATGGGTTACGGCCGGGAAGCCTATGTCTGGTCGATGTTTGCCGCTTTCGGTCTGTTCACCGCCGGCGCGGTGGTGTCGATTATGCACGGCGTCCAGCAGATTATTGAGCCGGAACCCGCATCGGACTTCGTGGTGGCCTACGTGGTCCTGGGCGTGGCCTTTGTCCTGGAAGGGATTTCATTCGCGCAGGCTTTCAGGCAGACCCGGAAAGCGGCGCATGAACTGGAACGGCACACCCTTGAACAGGTCCTCATCAGTTCTGATCCCACCCTGAGGGCAGTCTTCGCCGAGGACGCGGCGGCGTTGATCGGCCTCGTCGTGGCGTTCGTGGGCGTGTTCCTGCACCAGGTCACCGGGTCCCCGTTGCCGGATGCAATCGGTTCGATCGCCGTGGGCGTGCTGCTCGCCGTCGTCGCCGTCATCCTGATCGACCGCAACCGGCGCTTCCTGGTGGGGCAGGGCGTCACACCTGATATTGAGCGGTCCATGGCCCGCCGGGTACTGGAGCACCAGGACATCGCCCGGCTCACCTATCTTCATTTGGAATTCGTGGGCCCGCGCAAGCTGTACCTCGTCGCGGCCGTGGATCTCCAGGGGGACCATCCGGAGCACGAGGTCGCGGTGGTCCTGCGGCGGATCGAGCGTGAGCTGGAGGACCACGAAACGGTGGAGGAAGCCGTGCTCACCCTGGCCACGATGGACGAGGCAGCGCTGCGTTTCTGA
- a CDS encoding M4 family metallopeptidase has protein sequence MHVQFCSIVPPYLLRRLAQQDAPGFSSAASAARNALGHVQSFQAARAQAVPVLPPGLRQVKPGPVNRTIYDAGGEEALPGRLVRDEGGQATGDAAADEAYDGLGHTHRLYADAFGRDSVDGRGLKLDATVHFGKLYDNAFWNGSQMVFGDGDGDVFQRFTKSVSVIGHELAHGVTQYSAGLAYRNQAGALNESMSDVFGALVEQFVKNQSAAEASWLIGEGLFTPKVQGLALRSMKAPGTAYDDDVLGKDPQPDSMDSYVRTSADNGGVHINSGIPNRAFYLVADALGGYAWEAPGRIWYETLTNGSLPAAATFTVFARATARAAADLFGADSPEHDAVGAAWETVKVKV, from the coding sequence ATGCACGTTCAGTTCTGTTCCATCGTTCCGCCCTACCTGCTGCGGCGGCTCGCGCAGCAGGATGCGCCCGGATTCTCATCGGCGGCAAGCGCCGCCAGGAACGCCCTGGGCCACGTCCAGTCGTTCCAGGCCGCCCGTGCACAGGCCGTGCCGGTCCTCCCGCCGGGCCTGCGCCAGGTAAAACCGGGGCCCGTCAACCGCACCATCTACGATGCCGGCGGCGAGGAGGCGCTGCCGGGCAGGCTGGTGCGCGACGAAGGCGGGCAAGCCACCGGCGATGCCGCCGCGGATGAAGCCTACGACGGGCTGGGGCACACCCACCGCCTCTACGCCGACGCCTTCGGACGGGATTCGGTTGACGGGCGCGGGCTGAAGCTGGACGCAACCGTGCACTTCGGCAAGCTTTACGACAACGCTTTCTGGAACGGCAGCCAAATGGTGTTCGGCGATGGTGACGGGGACGTCTTCCAGCGCTTCACAAAGTCGGTCAGCGTCATCGGACACGAACTGGCACACGGGGTAACCCAGTACTCGGCCGGACTTGCCTACCGGAACCAGGCCGGAGCCCTGAACGAATCGATGTCTGACGTCTTCGGCGCGCTCGTGGAGCAATTTGTGAAGAACCAGTCCGCTGCAGAGGCAAGCTGGCTGATCGGCGAAGGCCTGTTCACGCCCAAGGTCCAGGGGCTCGCTTTGCGGTCCATGAAGGCCCCCGGAACTGCTTACGACGACGACGTGCTGGGCAAGGACCCGCAGCCCGATTCCATGGACTCCTATGTCCGGACCAGCGCCGACAACGGCGGTGTCCACATCAACTCGGGCATCCCCAACCGTGCCTTTTACCTCGTGGCGGATGCCCTGGGCGGCTACGCCTGGGAGGCGCCGGGCAGGATCTGGTACGAAACCCTGACCAACGGCTCGTTGCCGGCCGCAGCCACCTTCACGGTCTTTGCACGCGCCACGGCGCGAGCCGCCGCCGATCTTTTCGGCGCCGACTCGCCGGAGCATGACGCCGTAGGGGCCGCGTGGGAAACTGTAAAGGTCAAGGTTTAA
- a CDS encoding protealysin inhibitor emfourin encodes MKIKVERTGGIAAMTRVWMVDARTDSDLSQWQPILEACPWDAVPSTRRAAAAAFEAPQPDRFIYSITAGQRRAALPEQALTGPWRVLVDTARAASEQSAGAFRPGPDDDAEADGPG; translated from the coding sequence ATGAAGATCAAGGTGGAGCGCACCGGCGGGATCGCGGCGATGACAAGGGTGTGGATGGTTGACGCCCGGACAGACAGCGACCTGAGCCAATGGCAGCCCATTCTGGAGGCCTGCCCGTGGGATGCTGTTCCCAGCACCCGGCGGGCAGCGGCCGCCGCCTTCGAGGCGCCGCAGCCGGACCGCTTCATCTACTCCATTACGGCGGGGCAGCGGAGGGCTGCCCTCCCCGAACAGGCCCTCACGGGCCCGTGGCGCGTCCTGGTGGACACCGCACGGGCTGCCTCCGAACAATCTGCCGGTGCGTTCCGTCCCGGGCCGGACGACGATGCGGAGGCCGACGGCCCAGGCTGA